Proteins encoded by one window of Paraburkholderia terrae:
- a CDS encoding ABC transporter permease has protein sequence MSGLRYWYAENRGAVFAFGLFVLMFAIYLVNYPSALSANVFQTAANKAVLLALVSMGQALVVLTAGIDLSIGMTLVLTNCIGSWIVTGDSLHSALGVAGVLGAGALCGALNGVIIIFGRLQPIVTTIATGAVYYGLALLLRPVPGGSINEGLADALTGKVAGVLPASLLILLATIVIVWIPFKRSAIGRAAYATGSSEPAAFLSGMPIRRAKFVSYTLAGLLAAVGGLFLTFFTDTGDANLGSANSYTLFSIAAVVIGGVSLLGGKGSAIGAIFGAFAFRSIGDLLFVFNVDALWQPLFQGVILLLAVAIGACGLFRVRNRLEWFQ, from the coding sequence ATGAGCGGGCTGCGTTACTGGTATGCGGAGAATCGCGGAGCGGTGTTCGCGTTCGGCCTGTTCGTGCTGATGTTCGCGATCTATCTCGTCAACTATCCGTCGGCGTTGTCGGCCAACGTATTTCAGACGGCAGCGAACAAAGCGGTACTGCTCGCGCTCGTCTCGATGGGGCAGGCGCTCGTCGTGCTGACGGCCGGCATCGACCTGTCGATCGGCATGACGCTGGTGCTGACGAATTGCATCGGGTCGTGGATCGTCACGGGCGACTCGCTGCACAGCGCGCTCGGCGTCGCCGGCGTGCTCGGGGCGGGTGCGCTGTGTGGCGCGCTGAACGGCGTGATCATCATTTTCGGCCGGCTGCAGCCGATCGTGACGACGATTGCGACGGGCGCCGTCTACTACGGATTGGCGCTGCTGCTGCGCCCTGTGCCCGGCGGATCGATCAACGAGGGCCTCGCCGACGCACTGACGGGCAAGGTCGCCGGCGTTCTGCCAGCGAGCTTGCTGATCCTGCTCGCCACGATCGTGATCGTCTGGATTCCTTTCAAACGCTCGGCGATCGGGCGAGCGGCGTACGCGACCGGGTCGTCCGAACCGGCGGCTTTCCTGTCCGGCATGCCGATCCGCCGCGCGAAGTTCGTGAGTTATACGCTGGCCGGCCTGCTCGCGGCAGTCGGCGGCCTGTTTCTGACGTTCTTCACGGACACCGGCGATGCGAACCTCGGCAGCGCAAACTCGTACACGCTGTTTTCGATCGCCGCGGTAGTGATCGGCGGCGTGTCGCTGCTCGGCGGCAAGGGCAGCGCGATCGGCGCGATCTTCGGCGCATTCGCGTTCCGTTCCATCGGCGATCTGCTGTTCGTGTTCAACGTTGATGCGCTGTGGCAGCCGCTATTTCAGGGCGTGATTCTTCTGCTTGCTGTCGCGATCGGCGCGTGCGGATTGTTCAGGGTGCGCAACCGTCTGGAGTGGTTTCAATGA
- a CDS encoding ABC transporter permease, which translates to MSQASATGRTTFVSRLTRRIDKPIVIAFACIVALLLVGGMFSHNFTSPEYILLQLKVGAFLGIIATGLMMVILLGHIDLSLPWTITVGAMMACAVAGHGDLGRILAIPVGIGCGVLIGIVNGILVALLRIPSMIATLATNAVAQGIMIVYTGGSSPQDSAPEVMRWLAAGWLVPGVPNAVALWVVIGGATMFLLSRTTFGRTLYAIGNTERAAYLSGIDTRLVTVTAFAVCSAFAAFGGVLLAGYASKAAQSMGDAYLLPAIAAVVLGGTSILGGRGSYLGTVAGAILITLLQSILSVAQMPEAGRQIIYGVVIAAMLLLYGRSKREA; encoded by the coding sequence ATGAGCCAGGCTTCCGCGACCGGCCGGACCACGTTCGTGTCGAGGCTCACCCGCAGAATCGACAAACCGATCGTTATCGCATTCGCGTGCATCGTCGCGCTGCTGCTCGTCGGCGGGATGTTTTCGCACAACTTCACGTCGCCGGAATACATTCTGCTGCAACTGAAGGTCGGCGCATTCCTCGGCATCATTGCGACCGGCCTGATGATGGTGATCCTGCTCGGCCACATCGACCTGTCGCTGCCGTGGACGATCACCGTCGGCGCGATGATGGCGTGCGCGGTCGCGGGGCACGGCGATCTCGGGCGCATCCTCGCGATTCCGGTCGGGATCGGGTGCGGCGTGCTGATCGGCATCGTCAACGGCATCCTCGTCGCACTGCTGCGCATCCCGTCGATGATCGCGACGCTTGCGACCAATGCGGTCGCGCAGGGCATCATGATTGTCTATACGGGCGGATCGTCGCCGCAGGATTCCGCGCCCGAGGTGATGCGCTGGCTCGCGGCGGGCTGGCTCGTACCGGGTGTGCCGAATGCCGTCGCGCTGTGGGTGGTGATCGGCGGCGCCACGATGTTCCTGCTGTCGCGCACGACCTTCGGCCGCACGCTTTACGCGATCGGCAACACCGAGCGCGCGGCGTATCTGTCTGGCATCGATACGCGGCTCGTCACGGTGACCGCCTTCGCCGTGTGCAGCGCGTTCGCCGCGTTCGGCGGCGTGCTGCTCGCGGGCTATGCGTCGAAGGCCGCACAGTCGATGGGCGATGCTTACCTGTTGCCGGCGATCGCGGCGGTCGTGCTCGGTGGCACGTCGATACTGGGTGGACGGGGTTCATACCTGGGCACGGTGGCCGGCGCGATCCTCATCACACTGCTGCAATCGATCCTCTCGGTCGCGCAGATGCCGGAGGCGGGGCGTCAGATCATCTACGGCGTGGTGATCGCGGCGATGCTGCTGCTGTATGGGCGAAGCAAGCGGGAGGCGTAG
- a CDS encoding isocitrate lyase: MAQYQDDIKAVAGLKENNGSAWNAINPEYAARMRTQNKFKTGLDIARYTARIMRADMAAYDADPSKYTQSLGCWHGFIGQQKMISIKKHFNSTERRYLYLSGWMVAALRSEFGPLPDQSMHEKTSVSALIRELYTFLRQADARELGGLFRQLDAAEGAAKAAIQEKIDNHVTHVVPIIADIDAGFGNAEATYLLAKQFIEAGACCIQIENQVSDEKQCGHQDGKVTVPHEDFLAKIRAIRYAFLELGVDDGIIVARTDSLGAGLTKQIAVTSTPGDLGDQYNSFLDCEELSADELGNGDVIIKRDGKLLRPKRLPSNLFQFRAGTGEARCVLDCVTALQNGADLLWIETEKPHIAQIGGMVSEIRKVIPNAKLVYNNSPSFNWTLNFRQQVYDAMKAAGKDVSAYDRAQLMSVEYDQTELAKLADEKIRTFQADASREAGIFHHLITLPTYHTAALSTDNLAKEYFGDQGMLGYVAGVQRKEIRQGIACVKHQNMSGSDIGDDHKEYFSGEAALKAAGKDNTMNQF; this comes from the coding sequence ATGGCCCAATATCAAGACGACATCAAGGCAGTTGCTGGTTTGAAAGAGAACAACGGCAGCGCCTGGAATGCCATCAACCCCGAGTACGCCGCGCGCATGCGTACACAGAACAAATTCAAGACGGGCCTGGATATCGCCAGGTACACGGCCAGGATCATGCGCGCCGACATGGCTGCCTACGATGCCGACCCGTCGAAGTACACCCAGTCGCTGGGCTGCTGGCATGGCTTCATCGGCCAGCAGAAGATGATCTCCATCAAGAAACACTTCAACAGCACCGAGCGCCGCTACCTTTACCTGTCCGGCTGGATGGTGGCCGCGCTGCGCTCCGAGTTCGGCCCGCTGCCGGACCAGTCGATGCATGAAAAAACCTCCGTCAGCGCACTGATCCGCGAGTTGTACACCTTCCTGCGCCAGGCCGACGCCCGTGAGCTGGGCGGCCTGTTCCGCCAGCTGGATGCCGCCGAAGGCGCCGCCAAGGCCGCGATCCAGGAAAAAATCGACAACCACGTCACCCATGTCGTGCCCATCATCGCCGACATCGACGCGGGTTTCGGCAACGCGGAAGCAACCTATCTGCTGGCCAAGCAGTTCATCGAAGCGGGCGCATGCTGCATTCAGATCGAAAACCAGGTGTCCGACGAGAAGCAGTGCGGCCACCAGGATGGCAAGGTCACCGTGCCTCACGAGGACTTCCTTGCCAAGATTCGCGCCATCCGCTACGCCTTCCTGGAGCTGGGCGTGGACGACGGCATCATCGTGGCCCGTACCGACTCGCTGGGCGCCGGCCTGACCAAGCAGATCGCCGTGACCAGCACGCCGGGCGACCTGGGCGACCAATACAATTCCTTCCTCGATTGCGAAGAGTTGTCGGCCGACGAACTGGGCAATGGCGATGTCATCATCAAGCGTGACGGCAAGCTGCTGCGTCCCAAGCGCCTGCCTAGCAACCTGTTCCAGTTCCGCGCCGGCACGGGCGAAGCACGCTGCGTACTGGATTGCGTCACCGCGCTGCAAAACGGCGCCGACCTGCTGTGGATCGAAACCGAAAAGCCGCACATCGCCCAGATCGGCGGCATGGTTAGCGAGATTCGCAAGGTCATCCCGAACGCCAAGCTGGTGTACAACAACAGCCCGTCGTTCAACTGGACGCTGAATTTCCGCCAGCAGGTGTATGACGCGATGAAGGCAGCGGGCAAGGATGTCTCGGCATACGATCGCGCACAGTTGATGAGCGTGGAATACGACCAGACCGAATTGGCGAAGCTTGCCGACGAAAAGATCCGGACTTTCCAGGCCGACGCGTCACGCGAAGCAGGTATCTTCCACCACCTCATTACGCTGCCGACTTACCACACCGCCGCGCTGTCGACCGACAACCTGGCTAAGGAATACTTTGGCGACCAGGGCATGTTGGGTTATGTCGCTGGCGTGCAGCGCAAGGAAATCCGTCAGGGTATCGCCTGCGTCAAGCATCAGAACATGTCCGGCTCGGACATCGGCGACGACCACAAGGAGTATTTCAGCGGCGAAGCGGCCCTGAAAGCGGCGGGTAAGGACAACACTATGAACCAGTTCTGA
- a CDS encoding STAS/SEC14 domain-containing protein translates to MILYHTEPDSPVIEISVEGKITDHDLREAIERMRGDLELNGKTRVLERIERFAGIEPRALWTDITLGVSLARKVTRAAVVADAGWIRASMHLARFFTKAEVKAFHVSELEQARIWINT, encoded by the coding sequence ATGATCCTGTATCACACCGAGCCCGATTCCCCGGTCATCGAGATTTCCGTCGAAGGTAAGATCACCGACCACGATCTGCGCGAAGCCATTGAGCGTATGCGTGGGGATCTCGAACTGAACGGCAAGACCCGCGTGCTCGAACGCATCGAGCGTTTCGCCGGTATCGAGCCGAGGGCGCTGTGGACCGATATAACGCTCGGCGTTTCCCTGGCCCGCAAGGTCACGCGCGCCGCCGTGGTGGCCGATGCGGGTTGGATCCGCGCCTCGATGCATCTGGCGCGATTCTTTACGAAGGCCGAAGTCAAGGCGTTCCACGTCAGCGAGTTAGAGCAGGCGCGCATCTGGATCAACACCTGA
- a CDS encoding ribonuclease, which translates to MKRAWAFSCILALNAILGGCGKNGSESGTQEQGASASQAASQPGQAASGTTAASGAQAPSGPAAVTKAQLPAEAAETLRLIKAGGPFPFGEDGVLFRNSAALLPQHPRGYYHAYTVRTPGATDRGLRRIVCGGPRKQTSDCYYTEDYYASFKRIAE; encoded by the coding sequence GTGAAGCGAGCGTGGGCTTTCTCCTGCATCCTCGCCTTGAACGCGATCCTCGGCGGATGCGGCAAGAACGGATCGGAAAGTGGTACTCAGGAACAGGGCGCCTCCGCGAGTCAGGCGGCGAGTCAGCCTGGGCAGGCCGCGAGCGGCACAACGGCTGCATCGGGCGCGCAGGCGCCGAGCGGGCCGGCCGCCGTCACCAAGGCGCAGTTGCCGGCGGAAGCAGCCGAAACACTGCGCCTGATCAAAGCGGGCGGCCCTTTCCCTTTTGGCGAGGACGGTGTCTTATTCCGCAACAGCGCGGCATTGCTGCCGCAGCATCCGCGCGGCTATTACCACGCATATACAGTTCGCACGCCTGGTGCAACGGATCGCGGACTACGCCGCATCGTATGTGGTGGACCGCGCAAGCAAACCAGCGACTGCTACTACACCGAGGATTACTACGCCAGTTTCAAACGCATAGCAGAATAA